Proteins encoded by one window of Mercenaria mercenaria strain notata chromosome 4, MADL_Memer_1, whole genome shotgun sequence:
- the LOC123551040 gene encoding uncharacterized protein LOC123551040 isoform X3, which produces MGESYFVLGFGFCLLIQLNTGQLLPEEELRNETSCTLDVNISCSNNEIIAVHSLYFFYDSDCTNTCCTYNSSHSSIGADENDIQEIRRLCSGRESCSPALDGKRNFGLLNVQTPSYVMVQYFCIPVLVDCEDKYNISNGYISSRDVNNTGKGSLADVSCDAGYETNKTYVSCLETGHWENATCSPKDCGNLPEIRNGEYTLKDPQNTTYGALATVNCSKGFEAKSSSISCLESGQWSRVSCTSKGQLLPEEELRNETSCTLDVNISCSNNEIIAVHSLYFFYDSDCTNRCCTYNSSHSSIGGDENDIQEIRRLCSGRESCSHALDGKRDFGSLNVQTPSYVMVQYFCIPGSRVNTICSNEEVVSQGRLPLYLTNENYPSVTTGDSTCSCSLEINSCSSNIQLHLLDIDLYLDTNTCEQSLEFVNNRDGVSEKINCESYHNNNITSMNINSHYVRINFLDNSTQNQEGYFLLGFEDCEDKYNISNGYLSPRDVNNTGKGSLADVSCDAGYETNKTYVSCLETGHWENATCSPKDCGNLPEIRNGEYTLKDPQNTTYAALATVNCSKGFEAKSSSISCLESGQWSRVSCTSKDCGNPPVIDYGSIRSEDGSTTYTSTARVTCQEGYKAKKQVITCKETGMWESSSCEPKDCGNPPVIDYGSITLEDESATYKSTARVKCQEGYKAKKLVVTCKETGMWESSSCEPTENTHDEKQQAEDGNASSTTLVAVLVSLMVIVILILAVYVIWRYRHRLCKTRSFKGHESISFKNEEVLPEDQGYQNLNISFVNEGGESKDQQCQDPNVSFKNEDIRPEISEVQPSQDSNTNIQTDEIVPEKQQCQESTVAVKTDENLPEIQLQESNVAVKTDDVLTEKDTNVDAMTAKVLHENEQGPDSNETAPNDELPENQQSQESNIAVKTDEVLTEKDKNVDAMTEKVLHENEQGQDSNVTAPNDELPENQQSQVSNVAGDSEEKEKPDQH; this is translated from the exons ATGGGAGAAAGTTATTTTGTTTTGGGCTTTGGCTTTTGTTTGCTTATTCAGTTAAATACAG GTCAACTGTTACCAGAAGAGGAACTTCGGAATGAGACCTCTTGTACACTTGATGTAAATATAAGTTGTAGCAACAATGAGATTATTGCGGTACATTCCCTGTACTTCTTCTATGATTCGGACTGTACCAATACGTGTTGTACATACAACAGCAGTCATTCAAGTATCGGCGCAGACGAAAACGATATACAGGAAATTCGTCGCCTATGCTCTGGTAGAGAATCATGCAGTCCTGCGCTTGACGGAAAGCGAAATTTTGGACTGTTGAATGTACAGACGCCTTCCTACGTTATGGTACAATATTTCTGTATTCCTG TTCTTGTAGATTGTGAAGataaatacaacatttcaaacGGATACATTAGTTCACGAGATGTTAACAACACTGGTAAGGGATCATTGGCAGATGTTAGTTGTGACGCAGGATATGAAACCAACAAAACTTACGTCAGCTGTCTGGAAACAGGACATTGGGAAAATGCTACGTGTTCCCCAAAAG ACTGTGGTAATCTTCCTGAGATAAGGAATGGTGAATATACATTGAAAGACCCTCAGAATACAACGTATGGCGCTTTAGCAACAGTAAACTGTTCAAAAGGGTTTGAAGCTAAAAGTAGTAGCATCAGCTGCTTGGAATCAGGACAATGGTCTCGTGTGTCATGCACTTCTAAAG GTCAACTGTTACCAGAAGAGGAACTTAGGAATGAGACCTCTTGTACACTTGATGTGAACATAAGTTGTAGCAACAACGAGATTATTGCGGTGCATTCCCTGTACTTCTTCTATGATTCGGACTGTACCAATAGGTGTTGTACATACAACAGTAGTCATTCAAGTATCGGAGGAGATGAAAACGATATACAGGAAATTCGTCGCCTATGCTCTGGTAGAGAATCATGCAGTCATGCGCTTGACGGAAAGCGTGATTTTGGATCGTTGAATGTACAGACGCCTTCGTACGTTATGGTACAATATTTCTGTATTCCTG ggtcAAGGGTGAATACAATTTGCTCTAATGAAGAGGTAGTGTCGCAGGGGAGACTACCATTGTATCTGACAAACGAGAATTATCCTTCCGTTACAACCGGAGATAGCACATGCTCTTGTTCTTTGGAAATAAACTCATGCTCTTCTAATATACAGCTTCACCTATTAGATATAGACCTATACTTAGATACGAATACATGCGAACAGAGTCTCGAATTTGTAAACAACAGGGATGGTGTGTCAGAGAAAATCAACTGTGAAAGTTACCATAACAACAATATTACTTCTATGAACATAAATTCCCACTACGTCAGAATAAATTTTCTTGATAACTCAACACAAAACCAGGAAGGTTACTTTCTTCTTGGATTTGAAG ATTGTGAAgataaatacaatatttcaaacGGATACCTTAGTCCACGAGATGTTAACAACACTGGTAAGGGATCATTGGCAGATGTTAGTTGTGACGCAGGATATGAAACCAACAAAACTTACGTCAGCTGTCTGGAAACAGGGCATTGGGAAAATGCTACGTGTTCCCCAAAAG ACTGTGGTAATCTTCCTGAGATAAGGAACGGTGAATATACATTGAAAGACCCTCAGAATACAACGTATGCCGCTTTAGCAACAGTAAACTGTTCAAAAGGGTTCGAAGCAAAAAGTAGTAGCATCAGCTGCTTGGAATCAGGACAATGGTCTCGTGTGTCATGTACTTCTAAAG aCTGTGGAAATCCACCTGTTATTGACTATGGAAGTATCAGATCAGAAGACGGAAGCACAACATACACTTCTACAGCCAGAGTTACATGTCAAGAGGGTTATAAGGCAAAGAAACAGGTGATCACTTGTAAAGAGACGGGGATGTGGGAAAGTAGTTCATGTGAACCCAAAG ACTGTGGAAATCCTCCTGTTATTGACTATGGAAGTATCACTTTAGAAGACGAAAGCGCAACGTACAAATCTACAGCTAGAGTTAAATGTCAAGAGGGTTATAAGGCAAAGAAACTGGTGGTCACATGTAAAGAGACGGGGATGTGGGAAAGTAGTTCATGTGAACCCACAG agaatacaCACGATGAAAAACAACAAGCAG AGGATGGCAATGCGTCTTCGACCACTCTGGTAGCCGTGCTGGTATCATTGATGGTCATAGTCATACTGATATTAGCAGTCTATGTCATTTGGAGATACAGACACAGATTGTGTAAAACAAGAAGTTTTAAAGGG CATGAAAGCATATCATTTAAGAATGAAGAAGTTCTTCCAGAAGATCAAGGATATCAGAATTTGAATATATCCTTCGTGAATGAAGGCGGCGAGTCAAAAGATCAACAATGTCAAGATCCCAAtgtatcttttaaaaatgaagaCATTCGTCCAGAAATTTCAGAAGTTCAGCCAAGTCAGGATTCGAATACTAATATCCAGACTGACGAAATTGTGCCAGAAAAACAACAATGTCAAGAATCGACTGTTGCTGTCAAAACTGATGAAAACCTGCCAGAAATACAACTCCAGGAATCGAATGTTGCCGTCAAAACCGATGACGTTCTGACAGAAAAGGACACAAATGTTGATGCAATGACTGCAAAAGTTCTGCATGAAAATGAACAAGGTCCGGATTCAAATGAAACTGCTCCGAATGACGAACTACCAGAAAACCAACAAAGTCAAGAATCGAATATTGCTGTCAAAACCGATGAAGTTCTGACAGAAAAGGACAAAAATGTTGATGCAATGACTGAAAAAGTTCTGCATGAAAATGAACAAGGTCAGGATTCAAATGTAACTGCTCCGAATGACGAACTACCAGAAAACCAACAAAGTCAGGTTTCGAATGTTGCTGGGGACTCGGAAGAAAAAGAAAAGCCGGATCAgcattga
- the LOC123551040 gene encoding uncharacterized protein LOC123551040 isoform X2, whose product MGESYFVLGFGFCLLIQLNTGQLLPEEELRNETSCTLDVNISCSNNEIIAVHSLYFFYDSDCTNTCCTYNSSHSSIGADENDIQEIRRLCSGRESCSPALDGKRNFGLLNVQTPSYVMVQYFCIPDCEDKYNISNGYISSRDVNNTGKGSLADVSCDAGYETNKTYVSCLETGHWENATCSPKDCGNLPEIRNGEYTLKDPQNTTYGALATVNCSKGFEAKSSSISCLESGQWSRVSCTSKGQLLPEEELRNETSCTLDVNISCSNNEIIAVHSLYFFYDSDCTNRCCTYNSSHSSIGGDENDIQEIRRLCSGRESCSHALDGKRDFGSLNVQTPSYVMVQYFCIPGSRVNTICSNEEVVSQGRLPLYLTNENYPSVTTGDSTCSCSLEINSCSSNIQLHLLDIDLYLDTNTCEQSLEFVNNRDGVSEKINCESYHNNNITSMNINSHYVRINFLDNSTQNQEGYFLLGFEATGENTTFSISCPYKQESICLDCEDKYNISNGYLSPRDVNNTGKGSLADVSCDAGYETNKTYVSCLETGHWENATCSPKDCGNLPEIRNGEYTLKDPQNTTYAALATVNCSKGFEAKSSSISCLESGQWSRVSCTSKDCGNPPVIDYGSIRSEDGSTTYTSTARVTCQEGYKAKKQVITCKETGMWESSSCEPKDCGNPPVIDYGSITLEDESATYKSTARVKCQEGYKAKKLVVTCKETGMWESSSCEPTENTHDEKQQAEDGNASSTTLVAVLVSLMVIVILILAVYVIWRYRHRLCKTRSFKGHESISFKNEEVLPEDQGYQNLNISFVNEGGESKDQQCQDPNVSFKNEDIRPEISEVQPSQDSNTNIQTDEIVPEKQQCQESTVAVKTDENLPEIQLQESNVAVKTDDVLTEKDTNVDAMTAKVLHENEQGPDSNETAPNDELPENQQSQESNIAVKTDEVLTEKDKNVDAMTEKVLHENEQGQDSNVTAPNDELPENQQSQVSNVAGDSEEKEKPDQH is encoded by the exons ATGGGAGAAAGTTATTTTGTTTTGGGCTTTGGCTTTTGTTTGCTTATTCAGTTAAATACAG GTCAACTGTTACCAGAAGAGGAACTTCGGAATGAGACCTCTTGTACACTTGATGTAAATATAAGTTGTAGCAACAATGAGATTATTGCGGTACATTCCCTGTACTTCTTCTATGATTCGGACTGTACCAATACGTGTTGTACATACAACAGCAGTCATTCAAGTATCGGCGCAGACGAAAACGATATACAGGAAATTCGTCGCCTATGCTCTGGTAGAGAATCATGCAGTCCTGCGCTTGACGGAAAGCGAAATTTTGGACTGTTGAATGTACAGACGCCTTCCTACGTTATGGTACAATATTTCTGTATTCCTG ATTGTGAAGataaatacaacatttcaaacGGATACATTAGTTCACGAGATGTTAACAACACTGGTAAGGGATCATTGGCAGATGTTAGTTGTGACGCAGGATATGAAACCAACAAAACTTACGTCAGCTGTCTGGAAACAGGACATTGGGAAAATGCTACGTGTTCCCCAAAAG ACTGTGGTAATCTTCCTGAGATAAGGAATGGTGAATATACATTGAAAGACCCTCAGAATACAACGTATGGCGCTTTAGCAACAGTAAACTGTTCAAAAGGGTTTGAAGCTAAAAGTAGTAGCATCAGCTGCTTGGAATCAGGACAATGGTCTCGTGTGTCATGCACTTCTAAAG GTCAACTGTTACCAGAAGAGGAACTTAGGAATGAGACCTCTTGTACACTTGATGTGAACATAAGTTGTAGCAACAACGAGATTATTGCGGTGCATTCCCTGTACTTCTTCTATGATTCGGACTGTACCAATAGGTGTTGTACATACAACAGTAGTCATTCAAGTATCGGAGGAGATGAAAACGATATACAGGAAATTCGTCGCCTATGCTCTGGTAGAGAATCATGCAGTCATGCGCTTGACGGAAAGCGTGATTTTGGATCGTTGAATGTACAGACGCCTTCGTACGTTATGGTACAATATTTCTGTATTCCTG ggtcAAGGGTGAATACAATTTGCTCTAATGAAGAGGTAGTGTCGCAGGGGAGACTACCATTGTATCTGACAAACGAGAATTATCCTTCCGTTACAACCGGAGATAGCACATGCTCTTGTTCTTTGGAAATAAACTCATGCTCTTCTAATATACAGCTTCACCTATTAGATATAGACCTATACTTAGATACGAATACATGCGAACAGAGTCTCGAATTTGTAAACAACAGGGATGGTGTGTCAGAGAAAATCAACTGTGAAAGTTACCATAACAACAATATTACTTCTATGAACATAAATTCCCACTACGTCAGAATAAATTTTCTTGATAACTCAACACAAAACCAGGAAGGTTACTTTCTTCTTGGATTTGAAG CGACTGGTGAAAATACTACCTTCAGTATCAGTTGTCCATACAAGCAGGAGTCGATTTGTCTTG ATTGTGAAgataaatacaatatttcaaacGGATACCTTAGTCCACGAGATGTTAACAACACTGGTAAGGGATCATTGGCAGATGTTAGTTGTGACGCAGGATATGAAACCAACAAAACTTACGTCAGCTGTCTGGAAACAGGGCATTGGGAAAATGCTACGTGTTCCCCAAAAG ACTGTGGTAATCTTCCTGAGATAAGGAACGGTGAATATACATTGAAAGACCCTCAGAATACAACGTATGCCGCTTTAGCAACAGTAAACTGTTCAAAAGGGTTCGAAGCAAAAAGTAGTAGCATCAGCTGCTTGGAATCAGGACAATGGTCTCGTGTGTCATGTACTTCTAAAG aCTGTGGAAATCCACCTGTTATTGACTATGGAAGTATCAGATCAGAAGACGGAAGCACAACATACACTTCTACAGCCAGAGTTACATGTCAAGAGGGTTATAAGGCAAAGAAACAGGTGATCACTTGTAAAGAGACGGGGATGTGGGAAAGTAGTTCATGTGAACCCAAAG ACTGTGGAAATCCTCCTGTTATTGACTATGGAAGTATCACTTTAGAAGACGAAAGCGCAACGTACAAATCTACAGCTAGAGTTAAATGTCAAGAGGGTTATAAGGCAAAGAAACTGGTGGTCACATGTAAAGAGACGGGGATGTGGGAAAGTAGTTCATGTGAACCCACAG agaatacaCACGATGAAAAACAACAAGCAG AGGATGGCAATGCGTCTTCGACCACTCTGGTAGCCGTGCTGGTATCATTGATGGTCATAGTCATACTGATATTAGCAGTCTATGTCATTTGGAGATACAGACACAGATTGTGTAAAACAAGAAGTTTTAAAGGG CATGAAAGCATATCATTTAAGAATGAAGAAGTTCTTCCAGAAGATCAAGGATATCAGAATTTGAATATATCCTTCGTGAATGAAGGCGGCGAGTCAAAAGATCAACAATGTCAAGATCCCAAtgtatcttttaaaaatgaagaCATTCGTCCAGAAATTTCAGAAGTTCAGCCAAGTCAGGATTCGAATACTAATATCCAGACTGACGAAATTGTGCCAGAAAAACAACAATGTCAAGAATCGACTGTTGCTGTCAAAACTGATGAAAACCTGCCAGAAATACAACTCCAGGAATCGAATGTTGCCGTCAAAACCGATGACGTTCTGACAGAAAAGGACACAAATGTTGATGCAATGACTGCAAAAGTTCTGCATGAAAATGAACAAGGTCCGGATTCAAATGAAACTGCTCCGAATGACGAACTACCAGAAAACCAACAAAGTCAAGAATCGAATATTGCTGTCAAAACCGATGAAGTTCTGACAGAAAAGGACAAAAATGTTGATGCAATGACTGAAAAAGTTCTGCATGAAAATGAACAAGGTCAGGATTCAAATGTAACTGCTCCGAATGACGAACTACCAGAAAACCAACAAAGTCAGGTTTCGAATGTTGCTGGGGACTCGGAAGAAAAAGAAAAGCCGGATCAgcattga
- the LOC123551040 gene encoding sushi, von Willebrand factor type A, EGF and pentraxin domain-containing protein 1-like isoform X1, with translation MGESYFVLGFGFCLLIQLNTGQLLPEEELRNETSCTLDVNISCSNNEIIAVHSLYFFYDSDCTNTCCTYNSSHSSIGADENDIQEIRRLCSGRESCSPALDGKRNFGLLNVQTPSYVMVQYFCIPVLVDCEDKYNISNGYISSRDVNNTGKGSLADVSCDAGYETNKTYVSCLETGHWENATCSPKDCGNLPEIRNGEYTLKDPQNTTYGALATVNCSKGFEAKSSSISCLESGQWSRVSCTSKGQLLPEEELRNETSCTLDVNISCSNNEIIAVHSLYFFYDSDCTNRCCTYNSSHSSIGGDENDIQEIRRLCSGRESCSHALDGKRDFGSLNVQTPSYVMVQYFCIPGSRVNTICSNEEVVSQGRLPLYLTNENYPSVTTGDSTCSCSLEINSCSSNIQLHLLDIDLYLDTNTCEQSLEFVNNRDGVSEKINCESYHNNNITSMNINSHYVRINFLDNSTQNQEGYFLLGFEATGENTTFSISCPYKQESICLDCEDKYNISNGYLSPRDVNNTGKGSLADVSCDAGYETNKTYVSCLETGHWENATCSPKDCGNLPEIRNGEYTLKDPQNTTYAALATVNCSKGFEAKSSSISCLESGQWSRVSCTSKDCGNPPVIDYGSIRSEDGSTTYTSTARVTCQEGYKAKKQVITCKETGMWESSSCEPKDCGNPPVIDYGSITLEDESATYKSTARVKCQEGYKAKKLVVTCKETGMWESSSCEPTENTHDEKQQAEDGNASSTTLVAVLVSLMVIVILILAVYVIWRYRHRLCKTRSFKGHESISFKNEEVLPEDQGYQNLNISFVNEGGESKDQQCQDPNVSFKNEDIRPEISEVQPSQDSNTNIQTDEIVPEKQQCQESTVAVKTDENLPEIQLQESNVAVKTDDVLTEKDTNVDAMTAKVLHENEQGPDSNETAPNDELPENQQSQESNIAVKTDEVLTEKDKNVDAMTEKVLHENEQGQDSNVTAPNDELPENQQSQVSNVAGDSEEKEKPDQH, from the exons ATGGGAGAAAGTTATTTTGTTTTGGGCTTTGGCTTTTGTTTGCTTATTCAGTTAAATACAG GTCAACTGTTACCAGAAGAGGAACTTCGGAATGAGACCTCTTGTACACTTGATGTAAATATAAGTTGTAGCAACAATGAGATTATTGCGGTACATTCCCTGTACTTCTTCTATGATTCGGACTGTACCAATACGTGTTGTACATACAACAGCAGTCATTCAAGTATCGGCGCAGACGAAAACGATATACAGGAAATTCGTCGCCTATGCTCTGGTAGAGAATCATGCAGTCCTGCGCTTGACGGAAAGCGAAATTTTGGACTGTTGAATGTACAGACGCCTTCCTACGTTATGGTACAATATTTCTGTATTCCTG TTCTTGTAGATTGTGAAGataaatacaacatttcaaacGGATACATTAGTTCACGAGATGTTAACAACACTGGTAAGGGATCATTGGCAGATGTTAGTTGTGACGCAGGATATGAAACCAACAAAACTTACGTCAGCTGTCTGGAAACAGGACATTGGGAAAATGCTACGTGTTCCCCAAAAG ACTGTGGTAATCTTCCTGAGATAAGGAATGGTGAATATACATTGAAAGACCCTCAGAATACAACGTATGGCGCTTTAGCAACAGTAAACTGTTCAAAAGGGTTTGAAGCTAAAAGTAGTAGCATCAGCTGCTTGGAATCAGGACAATGGTCTCGTGTGTCATGCACTTCTAAAG GTCAACTGTTACCAGAAGAGGAACTTAGGAATGAGACCTCTTGTACACTTGATGTGAACATAAGTTGTAGCAACAACGAGATTATTGCGGTGCATTCCCTGTACTTCTTCTATGATTCGGACTGTACCAATAGGTGTTGTACATACAACAGTAGTCATTCAAGTATCGGAGGAGATGAAAACGATATACAGGAAATTCGTCGCCTATGCTCTGGTAGAGAATCATGCAGTCATGCGCTTGACGGAAAGCGTGATTTTGGATCGTTGAATGTACAGACGCCTTCGTACGTTATGGTACAATATTTCTGTATTCCTG ggtcAAGGGTGAATACAATTTGCTCTAATGAAGAGGTAGTGTCGCAGGGGAGACTACCATTGTATCTGACAAACGAGAATTATCCTTCCGTTACAACCGGAGATAGCACATGCTCTTGTTCTTTGGAAATAAACTCATGCTCTTCTAATATACAGCTTCACCTATTAGATATAGACCTATACTTAGATACGAATACATGCGAACAGAGTCTCGAATTTGTAAACAACAGGGATGGTGTGTCAGAGAAAATCAACTGTGAAAGTTACCATAACAACAATATTACTTCTATGAACATAAATTCCCACTACGTCAGAATAAATTTTCTTGATAACTCAACACAAAACCAGGAAGGTTACTTTCTTCTTGGATTTGAAG CGACTGGTGAAAATACTACCTTCAGTATCAGTTGTCCATACAAGCAGGAGTCGATTTGTCTTG ATTGTGAAgataaatacaatatttcaaacGGATACCTTAGTCCACGAGATGTTAACAACACTGGTAAGGGATCATTGGCAGATGTTAGTTGTGACGCAGGATATGAAACCAACAAAACTTACGTCAGCTGTCTGGAAACAGGGCATTGGGAAAATGCTACGTGTTCCCCAAAAG ACTGTGGTAATCTTCCTGAGATAAGGAACGGTGAATATACATTGAAAGACCCTCAGAATACAACGTATGCCGCTTTAGCAACAGTAAACTGTTCAAAAGGGTTCGAAGCAAAAAGTAGTAGCATCAGCTGCTTGGAATCAGGACAATGGTCTCGTGTGTCATGTACTTCTAAAG aCTGTGGAAATCCACCTGTTATTGACTATGGAAGTATCAGATCAGAAGACGGAAGCACAACATACACTTCTACAGCCAGAGTTACATGTCAAGAGGGTTATAAGGCAAAGAAACAGGTGATCACTTGTAAAGAGACGGGGATGTGGGAAAGTAGTTCATGTGAACCCAAAG ACTGTGGAAATCCTCCTGTTATTGACTATGGAAGTATCACTTTAGAAGACGAAAGCGCAACGTACAAATCTACAGCTAGAGTTAAATGTCAAGAGGGTTATAAGGCAAAGAAACTGGTGGTCACATGTAAAGAGACGGGGATGTGGGAAAGTAGTTCATGTGAACCCACAG agaatacaCACGATGAAAAACAACAAGCAG AGGATGGCAATGCGTCTTCGACCACTCTGGTAGCCGTGCTGGTATCATTGATGGTCATAGTCATACTGATATTAGCAGTCTATGTCATTTGGAGATACAGACACAGATTGTGTAAAACAAGAAGTTTTAAAGGG CATGAAAGCATATCATTTAAGAATGAAGAAGTTCTTCCAGAAGATCAAGGATATCAGAATTTGAATATATCCTTCGTGAATGAAGGCGGCGAGTCAAAAGATCAACAATGTCAAGATCCCAAtgtatcttttaaaaatgaagaCATTCGTCCAGAAATTTCAGAAGTTCAGCCAAGTCAGGATTCGAATACTAATATCCAGACTGACGAAATTGTGCCAGAAAAACAACAATGTCAAGAATCGACTGTTGCTGTCAAAACTGATGAAAACCTGCCAGAAATACAACTCCAGGAATCGAATGTTGCCGTCAAAACCGATGACGTTCTGACAGAAAAGGACACAAATGTTGATGCAATGACTGCAAAAGTTCTGCATGAAAATGAACAAGGTCCGGATTCAAATGAAACTGCTCCGAATGACGAACTACCAGAAAACCAACAAAGTCAAGAATCGAATATTGCTGTCAAAACCGATGAAGTTCTGACAGAAAAGGACAAAAATGTTGATGCAATGACTGAAAAAGTTCTGCATGAAAATGAACAAGGTCAGGATTCAAATGTAACTGCTCCGAATGACGAACTACCAGAAAACCAACAAAGTCAGGTTTCGAATGTTGCTGGGGACTCGGAAGAAAAAGAAAAGCCGGATCAgcattga